Genomic segment of Streptococcus pneumoniae:
TTGCGATATCTGCAAAGCTCTTGGCATTTGCCGTTGTATAAAAAGCATGGTGCAGGTCTGTTTCATGCCTGCTATGATTGATTTCAAAATAATTAAGCAGCACCGAAATATCCCGCACACACTCAGCTCCGCTATCAATCAACTTGACACTTGGCCCCATCACATTTTGGATAATCGGTCGCAAAAGCGGATAATGGGTGCAGCCCAAAACCAGTGTATCTACCTTACCTTTCAAAGGCGCTAGGCTTTCATAGACTACTTTTTTGGTCACACTAGAGTTCAATTCATTGGACTCTACCAGAGGAACAAATTTAGGACAGGCGAGACTTGACACCTGCATTTCTGGTGATAGATTTTCAATTTTTTTTCGATAAATGTCTGAGTTCACCGTCATGGGGGTGCCAATCACCCCTATTTTTCCGCTAGTTGTAGATTTAATCGCTGCACTAGCCCCTGGTAAAATCACTCCCAAAACTGGAATTGACAACTCTGCTTTGATCTCTTCCCAAGCCACAGCTGTTGCGGTATTGCAGGCGATGACAATCATCTTGACATTCTTGGTCAAAAGAAACCGAACCAGCTGCCATGTGTACTCCCGAATCTGCTCAGCTGGTCTAGGACCATAGGGTGCACGCGCTGAATCGCCGATATAGATGACTTCTTCGTGAGGAAGCTGACGCATGAGCTCACGCACCACAGTCAAGCCTCCCACACCCGAGTCTAAAAAACCAATTGGTCGATTATCCATAAGGTCTTCCTTCTAAAGAAGGGACTGGGCTCATACTCTTAAAATGCCAAAGCCGCTGCCATGTATCCGTCACAGATAAGGTTCGTTTTATCCGTGACACTCTTGCCTCGCCTACTTTGATTTTCTTGAGTAGCAATCCCAAATCCCCATTTTTTTATAAGAGGTCTAGGACCTCATTTGACAAGCAATTTGTTTATTTTTTCGCTTTTTTTAGTGCTGCTTTTTGTTGTTTCTTAATTTGGTTATAAACTTGCTGAACCTTTGCCTCGCTTGGTTTTTGACCATTTGCAGACAACATCATTCGCACTGCATCCACGTTTAAACGTGGGTTATCTGCAAATTCCTTTTCCAACTGCTTGCGGACCAAAAACATACCTGCAAGGATTCCTCCAAAAAATGCCAACACGATTAAGAAAATTGCTAATCCGATATTCATCATTGTTCTCCCTCTATTTTACATTACCTCTTATTATACCATGAATCCTTTATTTTTCAAAATCAAATCCATACAAAGTCGCAAAGTAATCTTCG
This window contains:
- the racE gene encoding glutamate racemase, which produces MDNRPIGFLDSGVGGLTVVRELMRQLPHEEVIYIGDSARAPYGPRPAEQIREYTWQLVRFLLTKNVKMIVIACNTATAVAWEEIKAELSIPVLGVILPGASAAIKSTTSGKIGVIGTPMTVNSDIYRKKIENLSPEMQVSSLACPKFVPLVESNELNSSVTKKVVYESLAPLKGKVDTLVLGCTHYPLLRPIIQNVMGPSVKLIDSGAECVRDISVLLNYFEINHSRHETDLHHAFYTTANAKSFADIATAWLGCEIEVEHTEL
- a CDS encoding YneF family protein — protein: MNIGLAIFLIVLAFFGGILAGMFLVRKQLEKEFADNPRLNVDAVRMMLSANGQKPSEAKVQQVYNQIKKQQKAALKKAKK